One genomic region from Candidatus Methylomirabilota bacterium encodes:
- a CDS encoding ATP-grasp domain-containing protein, producing MTTATYRASAFLEAARRLDIPVVVGSDREQALSAANPAGHLTLDFLAPEKATGAIVEFAKHYPIRAVVAADDDGAILAAMAAAALGLPHSGVNAVAAARDKHRMREVLAAAGVPSPRSELVSIDEDPHDVARRVIFPCVVKPLFLSASRGVIRADDPAQFAAAFRRLIAILRRPEVAAEGGALAQQILVETFIPGSEVALEGLLSEGKLRMLALFDKPDPLDGPFFEETIYVTPSRLPAPLQQAIAACTEDAVTALGLQRGPVHAELRLNDQGPWILEIAPRSIGGLCSRALRFGEGISLEELILRDAMGLEVASLQREQQAAGVMMIPIPQAGILREVRGQDEARHVRGIDEIRITIPVGQEVVPLPEGTRYLGFIFARGETPDRVEAALREAQRQLTFHIAPPTDRPEGIGGSSRESSG from the coding sequence ATGACCACAGCAACGTACCGGGCCAGTGCATTTCTCGAGGCAGCACGGCGGCTCGATATACCGGTTGTGGTCGGATCCGACCGCGAGCAGGCCTTATCAGCGGCGAATCCCGCTGGGCACCTCACGCTCGACTTCTTGGCGCCGGAGAAGGCAACAGGTGCCATCGTCGAGTTTGCCAAACACTATCCGATCCGGGCCGTGGTCGCTGCCGATGACGATGGAGCGATCCTGGCGGCCATGGCGGCGGCAGCGCTGGGACTACCCCACAGTGGTGTAAACGCGGTCGCCGCCGCCCGGGATAAGCACCGCATGCGTGAGGTCCTGGCAGCGGCCGGCGTCCCTTCGCCCCGTTCCGAGCTTGTTTCCATCGATGAGGATCCTCATGATGTGGCCCGCCGGGTGATCTTCCCTTGCGTGGTCAAGCCCCTGTTTCTGTCTGCCAGCCGCGGGGTGATTCGCGCCGACGATCCGGCCCAGTTCGCCGCCGCCTTCCGGCGGCTCATTGCCATCTTGCGCCGGCCGGAGGTCGCCGCTGAGGGAGGCGCATTAGCGCAGCAGATACTAGTCGAGACCTTCATCCCCGGATCTGAGGTGGCGCTCGAGGGGCTCCTCTCAGAAGGCAAGCTCAGGATGCTGGCCCTCTTCGATAAGCCAGATCCCCTCGACGGCCCGTTCTTTGAAGAGACCATCTATGTCACACCGTCCCGCCTTCCGGCACCATTACAGCAGGCCATTGCCGCGTGCACGGAAGATGCTGTGACAGCACTCGGCCTCCAGCGAGGGCCGGTGCATGCGGAGCTCAGGCTGAATGACCAGGGGCCGTGGATCCTCGAAATCGCCCCCCGCTCCATCGGGGGGCTCTGCTCCCGCGCGCTGCGGTTCGGCGAGGGCATATCCCTGGAGGAGCTGATACTCCGAGACGCCATGGGGCTTGAGGTAGCGTCCCTCCAACGGGAACAGCAGGCCGCCGGTGTGATGATGATCCCCATCCCGCAGGCCGGGATCCTCCGCGAGGTGCGGGGCCAGGACGAGGCCCGACATGTTCGAGGAATCGATGAGATCAGAATCACCATCCCGGTGGGGCAGGAGGTCGTTCCGTTACCGGAAGGGACGAGGTACCTCGGGTTCATCTTTGCTCGTGGCGAGACCCCGGACCGCGTCGAAGCGGCACTGCGGGAAGCGCAGCGGCAACTTACCTTTCACATTGCTCCCCCCACCGATCGCCCGGAAGGGATTGGCGGGTCCTCACGAGAATCTTCCGGTTGA
- a CDS encoding CoA transferase — translation MNREQEEESRMTSRTPLEGVVVLDVTQVMAGPFCTLLLADMGADVVKIEKPQGGDDSRTMGPPFIHGESAAFLAVNRNKQSVALNLKSEEGRELFRLLARRSDILVENFRPGTMEDLDLHYEAIQKINPTIVYCSVSGFGQTGPYRSRGGFDLVAQGMSGLISVTGHPGGPPTKVGVPISDLNAGIYAAYGILAAYVHRLKTGEGQHVDTSLLEGAVAYTFWESSIYFATGEVPQPLGSAHRLNAPYQVFDTKDGAISLGAANQSTWEKLCGVLGRQDLLNDSRFLTNADRVQNYQELGALLQPILRQRTTAEWLSLLEGARVPAGPIYNMAQVYEDPQVRDRGMLVELEHPVAGKIKNIGIPVKLSLTPGLIRHPAPTLGQHTDEVLLWIGLDRSEITRLRESRVVA, via the coding sequence ATGAACCGCGAGCAAGAAGAGGAAAGTCGCATGACGTCGCGCACCCCGCTGGAAGGGGTCGTGGTCCTCGATGTGACCCAGGTGATGGCGGGACCGTTCTGCACCCTGCTCCTGGCCGACATGGGAGCCGATGTCGTCAAAATCGAAAAACCCCAGGGAGGGGATGATTCTCGGACCATGGGTCCCCCCTTTATTCATGGGGAGTCTGCTGCCTTCCTTGCCGTCAACCGGAACAAGCAGAGTGTCGCCCTTAATCTCAAATCGGAGGAGGGTCGCGAGCTCTTTCGATTGCTCGCCAGACGGAGCGATATCCTGGTGGAGAATTTCCGCCCGGGCACCATGGAGGATTTGGATCTCCATTATGAGGCCATTCAAAAGATCAATCCTACCATCGTCTACTGCTCTGTCTCCGGATTCGGCCAGACCGGCCCCTACCGGAGTCGTGGTGGCTTTGATCTGGTTGCCCAAGGGATGAGTGGTCTCATCAGTGTGACCGGACACCCCGGCGGGCCCCCTACGAAGGTAGGAGTACCCATCTCTGATCTCAACGCGGGGATCTATGCCGCCTATGGTATCCTGGCGGCTTACGTCCATCGCCTAAAGACCGGGGAAGGGCAGCACGTCGATACCTCTCTCCTCGAGGGGGCGGTGGCGTATACCTTCTGGGAGTCTTCCATCTACTTCGCCACTGGAGAGGTACCCCAACCCCTGGGATCTGCCCACCGGCTCAACGCGCCCTACCAGGTCTTCGATACGAAGGATGGGGCCATCAGCCTCGGTGCGGCGAATCAGTCCACCTGGGAGAAGCTCTGCGGGGTTCTCGGAAGGCAGGATTTGCTCAACGACTCGCGCTTTCTCACGAATGCCGATCGGGTCCAGAATTACCAGGAACTCGGCGCTCTTCTCCAACCGATCCTTCGTCAGCGGACGACGGCAGAGTGGCTCTCCCTTTTGGAGGGTGCCAGGGTGCCGGCCGGCCCGATCTACAATATGGCCCAGGTTTATGAGGATCCCCAGGTCCGGGACAGGGGCATGCTCGTGGAGCTGGAACATCCGGTGGCTGGGAAGATCAAAAACATCGGCATCCCGGTAAAGCTTTCCCTCACCCCCGGACTGATCCGTCATCCCGCCCCCACTCTGGGCCAACATACTGACGAGGTCTTGCTCTGGATTGGCCTGGATCGATCAGAGATCACCCGCCTGCGTGAGTCCCGCGTCGTTGCCTAG
- a CDS encoding enoyl-CoA hydratase: MSQELVRETKGGIATITINRPAQRNAMTYDMWQRLAGFMAELQADPEVRVVILRGAGAQSFSSGADIAEFEEQRKNSAMAKKYHTAVEKAFETVAHCPKPTIAMVAGFCVGGGLELATAADLRIAADNSRFGIPTAKLGIFMPYWEMSQLVRLVGSGRVLDMLLTAKLVDAEEAFRIGLISRLVPVAEIEQYTYEVAAEIAGYAPLSHRWHKQVLEMVLSNPGLDGLIAEQADLPFTCFDTEDFQEGRRAFLEKRKPEFKGR, translated from the coding sequence ATGAGCCAGGAACTTGTTCGGGAGACCAAAGGTGGCATTGCCACGATCACCATCAACCGACCGGCGCAGCGGAACGCCATGACCTATGACATGTGGCAGCGCCTTGCCGGTTTTATGGCAGAGCTACAGGCTGACCCTGAGGTGCGGGTGGTTATCCTTCGGGGGGCAGGGGCCCAGTCCTTCTCATCCGGGGCCGACATCGCCGAGTTTGAAGAGCAGCGTAAAAACTCCGCGATGGCCAAAAAGTATCACACCGCGGTCGAGAAGGCCTTCGAAACCGTCGCGCACTGTCCCAAACCGACGATCGCCATGGTTGCCGGGTTTTGTGTGGGGGGCGGACTCGAGCTTGCGACCGCTGCCGATCTGAGGATCGCCGCCGACAACAGCCGGTTTGGGATTCCCACGGCCAAGCTGGGAATATTCATGCCGTATTGGGAAATGTCCCAGCTAGTCCGGCTCGTAGGATCCGGTCGCGTCTTGGACATGCTCCTTACGGCAAAACTGGTTGACGCCGAAGAGGCATTTCGGATCGGCCTAATCTCTCGGCTCGTCCCGGTGGCCGAGATCGAACAGTACACTTATGAGGTGGCGGCTGAAATCGCCGGCTACGCGCCGCTGAGCCATCGCTGGCACAAGCAAGTTTTGGAAATGGTCCTCAGCAACCCCGGCCTCGACGGTCTCATCGCGGAACAGGCAGACCTTCCCTTTACCTGCTTTGACACAGAGGACTTCCAGGAAGGGCGCCGGGCCTTTCTGGAAAAACGCAAGCCAGAGTTTAAAGGACGATGA